The stretch of DNA ATGATCGCCCATGTTTTCAACTGTTGGAATCAATCGATCGATTCCTTCTCCTTCATGCAGTCTTCGTTAATTGTTCTTTGACAGAAACTCTTTATCACCGAATTGAACTCTAACACGAATGAAAATTTTACACGCAATTACAACAATGGTTAGTTTCTCCCATTGGGAAGATGCTTTCTCTGGGGCCCGCTCGTTCCGCCATTTCATccattacaaacaaaataatttactaaaaatgcactttcatcaatatattattatcatacattttggtcaaaaatattttaacgtATGTTACaagattaataataaataataaaagtcttTATATCAAACtatcatataataattattatattagaaaaatggTTCTTATTTGAAGATAAacgaaaatataaataattttataataaaatatcatttttatttattttacaggtaacttttttattataaataattaaatttcaaaaaagtcagataaaaaacaattaaatttaaaaaataattacttaaaaataagaaataagtaaattaattattttaattttaaaaaacatttaaattaaaaaaaggatgAATCCCTTTACATgtcttaaaatttgtaaaataaaaactcacacaaaatttaaattatttagaaCTATTTGATCTATTTTAATCATTTGAATGTTAATTAAATGTTAATAGTATTTGCAAAACCacttattcttaaattttaataatctcataaattaaactattttataaaccAAAAACATCCTCTCTTaacaatttaaacaaataaattacaaatatatatatacatatatatatatatatatatatatatatttgaatttaacaCCTAAACTAAAAGGAAACTTAAAGTAACATATCATTACGTTATATTAgttattagataaataaatatataaccatcataataataatacgtGTGATATGATATGAAATGTTTATGTAACTCTTCTTGCTCTTATTCTTAAAAAAGCTATCTATCGCATTgtcaaaagataattataataaaataaaatttataatgaaacataaaacataaaagaaaaataaagatagattaatcatttaattaaatctattattatatcattaatttataaaaaaatacattaaatatataaaacaaaaattatctatcttattaataacaaaaatataaatgttgtctactttgaaaatattaaaattaaaatcagacttaaaagttaatatacttctaataatatttaatttatttagtaaTATATCTCCTTTGATAGAGATCCAAGCTAACAATAATTTATAccagaattatttttttatacactttATTGAGTATGATGAGTCTCAACTCTTGacttaatatttgaaatttaattcatTCTCATGTTTGACTTAATGTAGTCAAAAATTTGGAATCTTATTCAATATCTCAActtaatatttgtataaaacatCAACTAACTACACAGTGATATTTTTTCTCTGATacttatacaattataaattattcacaataatatcaataataaaatatatgattacaatttaaaatttcaaaatcactaCAAATAAAATGATGAATTCTAATTTTGCACCGAAGAAATAACTATCATTGACACTCCCACTATTCCAATGTCGACATAGAACTTAAGTGATAGAACTTAGTATAATAATACATTAAGCTCCAAAATCCGGTGTAAAACCTCGTCACACCAAAACTTTAACAATAAGATTTATTAAGGGGGAACAACTAAttaacctaaaccctaaatgtctcataatcaaacaaaaaaaactattacTTGAGTAACGAACATTATCATTTAGCAACCAAGTAAACATTTGAGTggaattataaaatagtttagttGTAAAGTTAAAAGAGAGAACGAGAGAGGTTGCGAGTTTAATTTCACCTACtgatattttaaagttataaaattgatataatgtTGATATAACTGCTAATCATAAATAGCTAAACACTCCTATTAGAAGTTTATGTAATTGTttgattcatattttatcttCTCCATTCTACGTTGTTTTTAATGCTTGTTTGACATAACTaactaaatcaaaattttataatttttaattacggTTAAAAATCCCTTTTATGAATTATGATTTAAACAAAACcctattagtaataataaaggtaaaattactaataatttttaagccTTCGAATTTAATGTACTTTGTTTAACAAATTTCATCAAAGAAATGAAAGTTTCCTTTAATGAATATTCTCTTAATTAAAAGtcatattaaaatcaaattcacGAATCACTAAATTGTGTAACCGAAATTGTTATATTGGAGAAAAATGAATTACTAATTACAcagtaaaaattaataaaccatACCTATGTTTAAGAACTATATCCACCAAGATTAAGTCAATTTAGTCATTTGTGACAagtattacaaaatataatatttaaatattatttatgattttttaatacatatttagtacttaaaatatttaatttcatttaatttaaaaaattcttaattttataatttttataataatatatctaagtattcaacaaattttaattcaaaaaatacatacatggaaagtcatataaataaatattaaaaataatttaaacgattCTGGGTATGGATTTAAAGTCTACTTTAACCTTATGAGTATGACAAATACAGAAACATGCCTTTTGGATCCAGTTCCTATGAATTCAGTGGATTAAGATAAGATATGAATCATCAATTCGATCCCATTTCTACGATACGACAAAACATAATAGAGGTTCCAGACGAGAAGATCAGAATTACACGTCATATATGTAATATCACAACTtcattttaattacaaaaaaaatctaaatttatggTTCTAAacactttttttgtattttaattaagagaataatatatgaaacagaaaaagaagacaGTGCTTTGTTGATTTGACGGATACTTTTCGAGACTAATCAAAGTCATAGATAGTTAGAAAcagataaagaaaataaaaaataaaataaaaaacaaagaatgTTGATTgagttgttttttaaataaggagttttgttttttttttgtcactgATAAAAGGAGGTAATAGAAAAGGATAAAAATGGCGTGCTTGTGTCTCCACTCTTCTTCCGATACACAACATTCATGATTTCCGAATGAAGATTGAATCTCACTCCGACATCATTGAAGCAGTCCAGCCGCTCCTGTCGCCGGAGTGCGGGCACTCGGCGGAGCATCGGAGTGCGCCGAATGGGTCAATCAGCGGAGCGGTGTTCAACATATCGACAACCATGATCGGCGCCGGAATCATGTCGGTTCCGGCGACGATGAAGGTGCTGGGCATAGTTCCGGGGTTCGTGGTGATCCTGTTGGTGGCACTTGTAACAGATGTGACCGTGGAGTTTATGCTGAGGTACACGAGTTCCGGAAAATCCACTACTTACGCGGGCATGATGGGTGAATCGTTTGGGTCCGTTGGATCCCTCGCCGTTAAGATTTGCGTTCTCATAACCAATTTCGGAATCCTTATTATATATCTCATTATTCTAGGTAACTTCCTCTTCCTTATTTTTGGAGTTCTTAGCTatgcatgatttttttttttcattttatttttacttgaatATAAGAATGAAAATGCACAAGTATTGGAATCAAATTATTGCTAAAccagtagaaaaaaaaattaaagaagaggGAACTTGTGATTATTTTTAGCCTTTTCTTTTTACCTGGACTTCTCGTGTTCCTGAGAAATGAAGATTTCAGTGGTTCTGTGGCCACTTGCGGATGAAGCAGACTAATAATTGATTTCAATTATGGGAGTAggatatacaataaataattattaaaatgtccATTATTATGGTTACCATTTAAGGTTTTTTTTCCAACAATAATAGGTATACTATTTTGAAacgattttattaaaataatctcatttttaataaatattttactttaactGAAACAGAGAATAGTTCATTATgtatcaagtaaaaataaaaattaatgtattattgAAAATATCACTTAGTTTGATTGTTTTTTCCTAATAAAGCTAAAACTATTGTTAGTGTGGACggatgaaataatttttagtaagATTAATGTGCCTTTATATCATTTTTGAATCTGAGTGTTAACCTTAACAATACTCtatttaatacaatattttctCATATACATTTACTATtgattaaactttatttaaatctatacaattattagaaaattattaaacgagatgttagatttatttaaaaaatatttctaatatatCTCTGCGTTATATGTATTTAAGTGTGCGATACATATAAAATTGAGTGTGTTCATTGGGTTGATTTATGAAGGAGACGTGCTGTGTGGAAATGAGTCGAACGGAACTACACACTTGGGTGTTCTACAAGAATGGTTTGGCATGAATTGGTGGACCTCTCGTGCTTTTACTCTTCTTATCGTTGTTCTCTTCATAATGCTTCCACTCGTAATGTTACGTCGTGTTGGTAAGTACTGTTTGTTACTACCCAAATGCAGAAGCAATTAATTGCCACCCTTTAACAATTGCCTAATCAAGTTGTTTTCGATGTTTTCTGTGAACAGATTCACTAAGGTATACTTCTGCAATATCAATCCTACTGGCATTGGTCTTTCTTGCAATATGCTCATCAATGGCGATCAGTGCATTGTTGTCCGGCAAAACTCAATCACTAAGAATGGTCCCTGATTTCTCTCAAGTCACAGTCCTTGATCTTTTCACCACTATCCCTGTTTTTGTCACTGGTTTCGGATTCCATGTCAATGGTTAGTTTCATACTGATGATTACTTAtaactttttgttttcattttgaagaaaaaaattgaatgaacaCATGATTTGGTGCAGTTCATCCAATTAGAGCAGAGATTGGAAAAGTTAGACACATGGGTAAGGCTGTGAAGATTTCTCTGGTAATATGCATAGTTGTTTACTTTGCCATTGGCTTCTTTGCGTACCTATTATTTGGGGACTCAATCATGCCCGATGTGTTGGTAAACTTTGATGAAAACTCTGATACCCATGTTGGTCGATTGCTGAATGATATTGTTAGAATAAGCTATGCACTCCATCTTGCCCTTGTCTTCCCCATCATGAACTATTCCTTGAGGatcaacattgatgaacttattttctcaaacaaaaatttaccTCCCTTGGCTTCAGACACCCCAAGATTTGTGTCACTCACTCTGTCTTTGCTTGCCCTCACATACTTGGTGGCTGTGGCCATCCCAAACATTTGGTATTTCTTTCAGTTCTTGGGATCCACAACCGTCGTTTGCACCTCGTTCGTCTTTCCTGCTGCAATTGTTCTAAGGTATGCTATTATCAATTTTTGGGTGACGAATTCACTGATTTTTTtcggttaaatatatttttgattttttaactttcaatgaaaattagaaTCGGTATCTCTTcgaaattttaatctattttagtCTTCCAACGATAGAAATACGtggaattagttattttaaccaaattttgttaagtttatttgatgtttcaaacacaATTTATGACAGTGTTTAAGTTGACACCGAAGtgaaaatatatcaaacatCGTACaaaactcaaatacaattctgaaataagtttgaaacgacaaacaaatttattaaaattttgttaaaataattaaattaatgcaTCTCAAAAGTTAGAGAAGTAAATTGgatcaaaatttcaaagaagaactaattctaattttgagTGAAAGTTAGGGGTCAAAAACATATTTCTccctttaaaaaatgaaaattgaacatAGTTATGGGAAAAATCACTGAATTCATCCCCTAgtttttactactttttatgtatttataactttgtttaatttatatatagattGATGTTTTCTGTTTTTACCAAGAGATGGAAAGAAAAACAGAGTCTAATGTTCTTCATTCTTGTCCTCATTTGAGTGCAGGGACATGCATGGCATATCAGAGACAAAAGATCGAGTGATTGCAATTTCGGTCATTGTTTTTGCTGTTGGGACAAGCGGAATTGCTATATGGACCAACTTGAATCCAGGGAATGGTTAATGGTTAAAATTTGCCGTGTTTATGTATTAAGGGGTTGATTCGTTTGATGAATCCATATTAttgaatcaattaaaattcaaaatctttAGTTTAGTTAGGTTATCTAAATTAAATTAGAGAAGTTGATGGATACGGagtttctaatttaaaaatccaTTAAATCCAGGttgaaccaatgatgttaaatattgttttattatttgtttaaaagctattatttattttttattgaatatcctTTACATAACGTAACATTgagttatttgttatttgtttaaaatacaATATCCTTTTGATGGTGTTTTGATTTGCCATAACATTGAGATATCTGTGGGCCTTCTACTTCCACATGTTTTTATGTTGTGGGTCTTAAACAGGTGCAAGAAGGTTCAAAAAGACAGAAAACtgattcaaaaatttaataataaatcttttctttttatattttatctgaTTTTTCCTCTCAACTAGATCACAGATTCAGTCAATCGAAATTGAACCAAATAGTCATTTAgagttaattaaaaatgtaactTTGAGTTAATTAACCATTAAAATTTTTGTCTTTGGAGAAACTCATTTAGAGTTTGATTTCATTTATCAAAATTACAACAaacttatattataatttttactaaaaaattcACGTGACTAATGTTATAAATATGAGAATTCATGATATATAGcaataatagatattttttcataaatcttTAACGACACGacatttaacaattttatacggaaaaactcaaaattcaattcaaatcaaacgactaaagttaatttaatttacatttctatattaaactaaaactaaattaaatcaaaccaacatttttttatgtatacgagattttttaataaaaaaaccgCAGCTAGTTAATGTTGGAGTCTAGGTAAATGTGGTTATAACTAGTAAccaaaaaaaatccatttataaataaaattaaataattttatgttggaatatttgtgtgtgtgtgtaagtagaaatatatctataataatttttaatattttagtattattaacaatgtatttgctataaatttttattagaatatattatttgtgGTTAAAACAATTCCAAGAACACACATCATAGCTCTATTTGACGTGTCTAGATGGCcatcaaaaaaaattattgagatatttgaacaTTTGTAATTTATGGTCTGCTATGTTTCAAACAAATTTACATAGGACAACCTTATACTTagatctttttaatattttatttgtcatttctttctttttgtgcattgtttcttcttttgaaGGTTTTATTTCCTCTTTTCTTATATGtacatttacatttattttcataattagtaaaaaaaattgtttagtcataaaagactaaattgttcaatatttttaatcactCATATGGTCTAAGTTGTCTTCTTATATGTGAGAAGCCTCAGAAGTTCCTTTTCACAAAACCATTTTCTTCTCAATAAACTTAGTTCTCTTCaaaaaattttctttctctttcaaaattttgaatcagCTTTTACCTTTTTGAGGAATCAACACTACTTGGCGAATAATCTTATCAAAACCATCAGTCAAACCCTCTAAATGGTGAGTTCGAAAATTCTACCCATTCTATAAGAGCAATTTATTTTCCCTTGTATGTAAGTTCTTATTCAGTTTCATGTCGTCTCTTTCATTGTTAATGAATCCCTCTGTTTGTGATCCTGAAATTTTGCCTTGTTCATTGATCGAACCTTTAATCTTGTAAATccaatgattattttttttaggtaagaaaaactattttcattcttttaacatctaatgttttgtttttggaAATATAATTGATGGTATGATTGTTGTGATTGAAGGTTGCAGCATAATTGAAAATTTCTTAAGAGAAGTATAAGTTTAATGCATAATATCAGTAGTGGTGATATTTTCTTTGGATTAGAGAAAGTTAAGAATTTGTGAGAGGAAGAGATTTTTGGGTCTTTACTGTGAAGTTCCCAAATGGGATGAAACTACCAGTTTGAATGTGTTGAGTCATGGTTAATGCTATTACATTATGAATCTGGTATGAAAGTAGAGATGGAAGAGTTAGATGAGTAGAAACTTTATTAAttgaatgtgatttttttattgcatgaCTAAGTGATTTATTTGGCTTAAGTTGTTTGAGTGTCTATGATACACTAAGGGGATTATacttatgattttattatcatatgaAAGATGAAGCATTAAGAGAGTAGAAgcatagaaaaatataaatatgaagatatgagaaatttaattactaaGGAATATGAAGTTTATTGAGGTATCTATTGTTTagaaatttatgaatttattttagcaTTGTTTGATTTGGGTTACATAGTTAGaatatgtgatttttaaattttgtttgattgatgagttaatTAGGAACATGATACACATTTTACCTTTtctggtaatcgattacagatGTGAGCTTTGCGAgaaatttttggtattttaaattcataccTCAATTTGAGATGATAATTGGATTGAGTCATTGATGTATGGTTGTGATATAGTAGtttgaattagttatttttatgaGAAAATACTAATCTAGGATAAGTCAAAATGTATCGAAAGAGATTTGTTATATGAGATTATCCTAACTCTCCTAGTATCTAACTCTATCTAACTCGAAGATAATTAGGTGGTGAAAACCGATGAAGGCTTCACTTGATAAACAATATTATATGAAAGATGATTATACAAGTTAGTGAGATTAACAAGATCATGATTAGATGAGATACATGAGTTCCATTTAATACAAGTTGTGGAAAGGAATGAGATGTTGGTAGTTATGACAGGTGCAGAATTTCACGCGTCCATTCAATACATTAATTGGATCGGTACATTTccgattattattattacaagagtattataattattgaatacttaatgtatatttttagaagaaatttGAGTTATTGCAATCTCAaccattaaatttattttaatttttaggtcttaaaataatttagtatattaaataaatatacaaaatttatcattacaATACACTGAATGAAACATTCATTCATTTTACTCTTGTTAcccaatattaaatataataattatatataaaagttaagataaattattaatttgcgAACAAACAGACAGCTCTTTCAAGACAAATATTTTAAGACGTTACAAGTAATTGACCAATAAGAAAAGGGTCCACACTGCCATTCTGCGCATTCCCGTCCAAGTTCATTCCTTTGATGCTGTCCACATTCACCACGTTTCTCACCCATCCGGCGATAAACGACGTCGAATCCTCACACTTCTGCATTTACAACCTTACCCTTCTATCTTCTATCCTTTAACCTCCATGCCAATTCATCAATGGCATTATCGTAATCTCGCAACCTTAATAATTGGAAAGTAACTATAAATCCAACTATCATGTACATTAGTCACTACACTTATCATCGCTGATGTCGCCGGTGGCCGGAGCTCGTGTCCCTCTCCTCCCTGACTCTAAGGGTGGTGTTCCTCCGGCAACGGTTTCCGGTGCTGTTTTCAATGTCGCTAACAGCATAATCGGCGCTGGCATAATGTCTCTTCCGGCAACCTTGAAGGTTCTGGGAGTGATTCCGGCCTTGGTGCTGATTCTAGTGATTGCGTTTCTGGCAGAAATTTCTGTAGAGTTCCTGATGAGGTTCACGCGTGCTGGCGAAACGACAACGTATGCTGGTGTTATGAGAGAGTCATTTGGACCGGTGGGAGCTATAGCAGCTCAGATCGCTGTTGTACTTACTAATATGGGGTGTTTAATTATGTACCTTATTATTGCTGGTAAGcaaatatttaactttcttttaaatttgttaataatagaCAAAGTAAAGTTCATATAATTTTCTCCTAGTCTATGCATGAACAAGATTTACTTTACAGATTAacttgtatattattttttaacttttctacAAAAAGTGCTTCTGAAAAGTTACTTTTgtagatattttataaattttatttcttgcatgaacaaattttattgtGCAAAGAAAGTCACTAAGAAGTCGTTAAGAAAATCCTGTAGAAAAACTTTGTTCAAAGATCAATTATGATAACTTGGGTTACTTGGATTAGTTATGAACTTGTAGTAATTATTTGAAGTGTTATTTGATGGAATGAACAGCGGATGTGTTTTCTGGTAATAATCGCCAAGGGGAAGTACACTTAGGTGTTTTGCAACAATGGTTTGGAGTTCAATGGTGGAATTCAAGGGAATTTGCTTTGTTAGTTATCTTGCTCTTGATTTTGCTTCCATTGGTCTTGTACCGTCGTGTAGGTAAGTTCTCATCACATATCTCTTTGATTCACGGTTCAAAATTgtattatgatattttgattagAACAAAATTTAGAtgctattttattattagatttGAAGTTTCATCactttaattttgattagaaaataaagtagaagttttgtttcttttgttattgATATAGGATAAGATGTGCATGGGTGTGCAGAGTCAGGcctaacattttattttgtaaaaatgcaaTTGTGTGTTGGTTGCAGAGTCGTTGAAGTTCAGTTCTGCGATATCGACTTTTCTTGCTGTGGCCTTTGTTGCAACTTGTACTGTGTTGGCCATTATTGCTATTATAGAAGGAAGAACACAGTCTCCTAAATTGATTCCTCGGTTGGACCAACAAACCACTTTCTTTGACCTGTTTACTGCAGTTCCAGTGATAGTCACAGCTtacacatttcattttaatggTACTTATCAAGTTATCATCAATGGTGGTTTTGTTAACCTTCCTTCTTAAGTAGATTTGATTGctgatgattaattttaattgcatTGCAGTGCATCCAATTGGGTTTGAGCTTGCCAATGCATCAGATATGGCAACAGCAGTTCGATTAGCATTACTGCTCTGTGCAGCTATTTACTTTTCCATAGGACTGTTTGGGTATCTCTTGTTTGGGGATTCCACACAATCTGATATTCTAGTAAATTTTGACCAGAATACTGGATCTGCTGTTGGTTCCTTGCTCAATGTTTTAGTTCGATTAAGCTATGGATTTCATGTTATACTCACTTTTCCACTTCTGAACTTCTCCTTGAGAACCAACATAGACGAATTCTTCTTCCCCAAGAAGCCTCTATTAGCCACAGATTCTAAGAGATTTGTGAGTCTCACTATAGTGTTACTAGTCTTGAGCTACCTTGCTGCTGTAGCAGTTCCAGATATTTGGTACATCTTTCAGTTTGTAGGATCAACCTCTACTGTGTGTCTTTCCTTTGTCTTTCCTGGTGCTATTGTTCTAAGGTAATCTACCCTACTCCTTTCTCTTGTAATCTTATTCATTTATCTTCCATTTAAGACTTGCAGTTTCCGAATAAATAAGCAAAACCCCAttctaatttgtttttctttcaaaaaataacaGGGATTCATACGGTATAGCAACTAAAAGGGACAAAATCATTGCACTGGTTATGGTCATACTAGCTGCAATAACAAGTGTGATTGCAATCTCCACCAACATATACAAACTTTTTCAGTAGAAGCTCATCATtggtgttttcttctttttctctatctaTTCCAATTTATGAAAGTTTTGATCAGTGCAAAGATCCAGAGGGGGAGACAATAGTAGAAACATTTGACAGTCGAAGCACGGGTGTTTATAGTTTTTAGGATGGTGTTGGATCTcagtattatttgtttgttgtaaAATTGATCTATCTAGCTATGTAAGATAAGAAGCATATGCATAAGAAATTACATCATTTAAGCTGTGGAACTGAGTTTTTCTTAATTACGTCTGCAGaagtttttactttttacttcCTAAAACTGAACAATTTAGTCATTTCTAAGATCTTTATCCTCCAAATCCAAAAACCAGTCTCATTGCTTTAAATGAACATAATTTAATGTTGAAAGGTGACAAATTTGGGCCATAATCCCAGTTGCATATACACTTCCTGTTAAAATGTTGGTAGTTGGTGATGTTCATTATTGTGAACAGATCTTAGTCAACGTCACATCCATGGATTTAAAAAACTATTCACtctctgttttgttttttgttcatCAATTCTTTAACAATTCGTTTTCTGTCATATTGGTGGTGAAGGCACATCTGGTGGAATAGTCAGaagacaaatttattaaaataagcaAGTTCATTGTATATGTGATTGGATCTCTCTCCCCATTGATCTATATGTTatgttacttattttttaatatacacatattttaaagatgtgacaaacattttaaaaaatggatacaatggaattaataattttgttctgCAATTATATGTAAT from Vigna unguiculata cultivar IT97K-499-35 chromosome 8, ASM411807v1, whole genome shotgun sequence encodes:
- the LOC114193174 gene encoding amino acid transporter AVT6C-like, which produces MKIESHSDIIEAVQPLLSPECGHSAEHRSAPNGSISGAVFNISTTMIGAGIMSVPATMKVLGIVPGFVVILLVALVTDVTVEFMLRYTSSGKSTTYAGMMGESFGSVGSLAVKICVLITNFGILIIYLIILGDVLCGNESNGTTHLGVLQEWFGMNWWTSRAFTLLIVVLFIMLPLVMLRRVDSLRYTSAISILLALVFLAICSSMAISALLSGKTQSLRMVPDFSQVTVLDLFTTIPVFVTGFGFHVNVHPIRAEIGKVRHMGKAVKISLVICIVVYFAIGFFAYLLFGDSIMPDVLVNFDENSDTHVGRLLNDIVRISYALHLALVFPIMNYSLRINIDELIFSNKNLPPLASDTPRFVSLTLSLLALTYLVAVAIPNIWYFFQFLGSTTVVCTSFVFPAAIVLRDMHGISETKDRVIAISVIVFAVGTSGIAIWTNLNPGNG
- the LOC114195434 gene encoding amino acid transporter AVT6C-like, whose product is MSPVAGARVPLLPDSKGGVPPATVSGAVFNVANSIIGAGIMSLPATLKVLGVIPALVLILVIAFLAEISVEFLMRFTRAGETTTYAGVMRESFGPVGAIAAQIAVVLTNMGCLIMYLIIAADVFSGNNRQGEVHLGVLQQWFGVQWWNSREFALLVILLLILLPLVLYRRVESLKFSSAISTFLAVAFVATCTVLAIIAIIEGRTQSPKLIPRLDQQTTFFDLFTAVPVIVTAYTFHFNVHPIGFELANASDMATAVRLALLLCAAIYFSIGLFGYLLFGDSTQSDILVNFDQNTGSAVGSLLNVLVRLSYGFHVILTFPLLNFSLRTNIDEFFFPKKPLLATDSKRFVSLTIVLLVLSYLAAVAVPDIWYIFQFVGSTSTVCLSFVFPGAIVLRDSYGIATKRDKIIALVMVILAAITSVIAISTNIYKLFQ